In one Rutidosis leptorrhynchoides isolate AG116_Rl617_1_P2 chromosome 8, CSIRO_AGI_Rlap_v1, whole genome shotgun sequence genomic region, the following are encoded:
- the LOC139864440 gene encoding uncharacterized protein has product MESGSSKSSGIGEVSIDFANFADATKISSLTLPLKNANCAAFLHVSIQRVQESLDQREIDVSENANRQDRSLRAQLSNGDTEENTINYPIEEQGTLTDNRGRQGSIGSDITLSGSDISSGVEPEPKETKTTHEPCVTTIHEERHVSQWDWLDGSPPEVSTDDSSISPGDHVLGEIIEDGSPESVIKKLKAEIEVLSRQADVAGLELQTLRKQIVKEKKKGQDLSQKIDELNEERNAFKDECEKLKANKDAKVKGDPWDLVDELRQELNYETDLNSNLRIQLQKTQESNAELILAVQDLDAMLEQKDLEMSRSKSKSKSRSESCELEEVKLETDDEDEDQKALEDIVREHSGMQEAYLLEQKITELYGEIEQHKRDKNELEMQMEQISLDYEILKQSQSQNQEQMKIQYESNSYSVVNELESQIESLNNELKLKSEKLSQSVLAVEELETCVKNLENDLEDQARDFETDIEDLMNEKVKQEQRAIIAEESLRKMKLQNANTAERLQEEFKRLSMQMNSSFNANEKVMMKAMDEANKLRVEKRYLEETVKKVKQDLDDVSSYYEGKLVDLMSLVTEKSKHLEKVENQFADISGYVDEIQGLKADKLKLESEINRLENEVFLARKEVESSNNVLVELTDVNKQKDGEYERLKSEMERLISRYNDIKLSLTEDEAEKEMLRSQISLLKDEIKKNEDALSCMENKLNDNSSKEAINLKNQIEQLEGIIKLKEHTLKSSENSFLEKEKDLEYKIQELEKILQVVNETSANSQASAADEMELLKSLNKSMEVELLEMQERYSEISLKFAEVEGERQKLVMTLRNLKNRRNSSHNQML; this is encoded by the exons ATGGAAAGT GGATCTTCGAAATCTAGTGGAATTGGTGAAGTTTCAATTGATTTTGCAAATTTTGCTGATGCTACAAAGATTTCTTCTTTAACGCTTCCGCTAAAAAATGCTAATTGTGCTGCATTTTTGCAT GTATCGATTCAAAGGGTGCAAGAGTCCTTGGATCAAAG GGAGATTGATGTTAGTGAAAATGCAAATCGTCAAGATAGGAGTTTGAGGGCTCAGTTAAGCAACGGTGACACAGAAGAAAACACGATAAACTATCCTATTGAA GAACAAGGAACATTGACTGATAACAGAGGCCGTCAgggatctatcgggtctgacattACACTATCGGGTTCTGATATCAGCTCGGGAGTCGAGCCCGAACCCAAGGAGACAAAAACGACACATGAACCATGTGTTACAACTATCCACGAGGAGCGACACGTGTCACAATGGGATTGGCTAGATGGTTCACCTCCTGAAGTGAGCACAGACGATTCTTCAATAAGTCCCGGGGACCACGTTTTAGGAGAAATAATCGAAGACGGGTCGCCGGAATCGGTAATAAAAAAGCTCAAAGCTGAAATCGAGGTTTTAAGTCGACAAGCTGACGTGGCGGGTTTAGAATTACAAACTCTTCGTAAACAAATTGTAAAGGAAAAAAAGAAGGGTCAGGATCTTTCACAAAAAATAGATGAACTTAACGAAGAAAGAAATGCATTCAAGGATGAGTGTGAAAAGTTGAAGGCGAATAAAGATGCCAAAGTCAAAGGGGATCCATGGGATCTTGTTGATGAACTGAGACAAGAACTTAATTATGAAACGGATTTGAATTCCAATCTTCGGATACAACTTCAGAAAACTCAAGAATCGAACGCTGAGTTGATTCTTGCAGTGCAAGATCTTGATGCCATGCTCGAACAGAAGGATTTAGAGATGTcaaggtcaaagtcaaagtcaaagtcaaggtCAGAATCTTGTGAATTGGAAGAAGTGAAATTGGAgacagatgatgaagatgaagatcaaaaggcATTAGAAGACATTGTCAGAGAACATAGTGGTATGCAAGAGGCTTATTTACTAGAACAAAAGATAACCGAACTCTATGGTGAAATAGAGCAACACAAACGAGATAAAAACGAGCTTGAAATGCAAATGGAACAAATTTCGCTTGATTACGAGATTCTAAAACAAAGTCAAAGTCAAAATCAAGAACAGATGAAGATTCAGTATGAAAGTAATTCTTATTCTGTGGTCAACGAGCTCGAATCGCAGATCGAGAGCTTGAATAACGAGCTCAAATTGAAATCTGAAAAGCTATCGCAATCGGTGCTTGCCGTTGAAGAGCTCGAAACGTGTGTTAAGAATTTGGAGAACGATTTGGAGGATCAAGCGCGTGATTTTGAAACGGATATTGAAGATCTTATGAATGAAAAAGTCAAACAAGAACAGCGAGCCATTATTGCAGAAGAAAGTTTAAGAAAGATGAAATTACAAAACGCGAATACAGCCGAAAGGTTACAAGAGGAATTCAAAAGGCTTTCAATGCAGATGAATTCGAGTTTCAATGCAAACGAGAAGGTTATGATGAAAGCCATGGATGAAGCCAATAAGCTTCGTGTAGAGAAAAGGTATCTCGAAGAAACGGTCAAGAAAGTCAAACAAGATTTAGATGATGTTAGCAGTTATTATGAAGGAAAACTGGTTGACCTTATGAGTCTAGTAACTGAAAAGTCAAAGCATTTGGAGAAGGTGGAGAATCAATTTGCTGATATATCCGGTTATGTTGATGAGATTCAAGGACTAAAAGCGGACAAGTTGAAACTTGaaagtgaaataaatagacttgaaAACGAGGTTTTTTTAGCGAGAAAAGAAGTTGAGAGTTCGAATAACGTGTTGGTTGAGTTGACTGATGTTAATAAGCAAAAAGATGGCGAATATGAACGATTGAAGTCAGAAATGGAACGTCTTATATCTCGATACAATGATATAAAACTGTCTTTGACTGAGGATGAAGCCGAAAAAGAAATGCTAAGGAGTCAAATAAGTCTACTAAAAGACGAAATCAAGAAGAACGAAGATGCATTAAGTTGTATGGAGAATAAACTTAATGACAATAGCTCGAAAGAGGCTATTAATCTGAAAAACCAAATCGAACAACTTGAG GGCATTATAAAACTAAAAGAACACACATTAAAGAGCTCTGAAAACTCGTTTCTTGAGAAGGAGAAAGACCTTGAATATAAAATCCAAGAGTTGGAAAAAATATTGCAGGTTGTTAATGAAACTTCTGCAAATTCACAG GCATCTGCAGCTGATGAGATGGAATTATTGAAAAGCTTAAACAAATCAATGGAAGTAGAACTGTTGGAAATGCAAGAAAGATATTCAGAAATAAGTCTAAAATTTGCAGAAGTAGAGGGTGAAAGGCAAAAGCTTGTAATGACACTAAGAAACCTAAAAAACCGAAGAAATTCAAGTCATAATCAAATGTTGTGA